From a single Bacillus pseudomycoides DSM 12442 genomic region:
- the pabC gene encoding aminodeoxychorismate lyase, whose protein sequence is MLIYVNGTYVEADEAKISPYDHGYLYGLGVFETFRIYNGHPFLLDDHYERLMDALSTLQIKWTMTKDDVLCILQELLVRNRIDHAYVRFNVSAGIDEIGLQTEVYEEPSVIVFIKPLAVPGVVMEKEGVILKQIRNTPEGAFRLKSHHYLNNILGKREIGNVVNKEGIFFTEAGHVAEGIVSNLFFVKEGILYTPSLETGILNGITRAFIIRIAEILDVHVEEDFFTQKELLSADEVFVTNSIQEIVPLNQIGEFNFPGKEGKVTKSLMYVYEMHRENLWSRNELRRGDV, encoded by the coding sequence ATGTTAATTTATGTGAATGGCACGTATGTGGAAGCGGATGAAGCGAAAATCTCTCCATATGATCATGGGTATTTATATGGGTTAGGTGTTTTTGAGACGTTTCGTATTTATAATGGTCATCCGTTTTTATTAGATGACCACTATGAACGTTTAATGGATGCTCTTTCTACGTTGCAAATCAAATGGACGATGACGAAAGATGATGTGCTGTGCATTTTACAGGAGTTACTTGTAAGGAATAGGATAGACCATGCGTATGTGCGCTTTAATGTATCGGCTGGTATAGATGAAATAGGTTTACAAACAGAGGTTTATGAAGAGCCCTCTGTTATTGTGTTTATAAAGCCTTTAGCAGTCCCTGGTGTAGTGATGGAAAAGGAAGGCGTTATTTTGAAGCAAATACGAAATACGCCGGAAGGAGCATTTCGTTTAAAGTCCCATCATTATTTAAATAACATTTTAGGAAAACGTGAAATTGGAAATGTTGTGAACAAAGAAGGGATTTTTTTTACTGAAGCAGGCCACGTAGCGGAGGGGATTGTTTCGAATCTCTTTTTTGTAAAGGAGGGTATCTTATATACACCTTCACTTGAAACTGGGATTTTAAATGGAATCACTCGTGCGTTTATTATAAGGATTGCTGAAATATTAGATGTACATGTGGAAGAAGATTTCTTTACACAAAAGGAGTTACTTTCCGCTGATGAGGTGTTTGTAACGAATTCTATTCAAGAAATTGTTCCGCTTAATCAGATTGGAGAATTTAATTTCCCTGGTAAAGAAGGAAAGGTTACAAAGTCTCTAATGTATGTATATGAAATGCATAGAGAAAATCTTTGGAGCCGAAATGAACTGCGAAGAGGAGATGTGTAG
- the folP gene encoding dihydropteroate synthase produces MNCEEEMCSVKWNYDLRCGEYTLDLNTKTLIMGILNVTPDSFSDGGNYDEMNAAVSHAREMVSNGADIIDIGGESTRPGFAKVSVEEELGRVIPMIQAVSKEVKVPISIDTYKAEVAKQAIEAGAHIINDIWGAKAEPKIAEVAAHYNVPIILMHNRDNTNYRNLIADMIADLYESVKIAKGAGVPDENIVLDPGIGFAKTPEQNLEAMRNLEKLHVLGYPVLLATSRKSFIGHVLDLPVEERVEGTGASICLGIDKGCEMIRVHDVKEMARMAKMMDAMIGKGVK; encoded by the coding sequence ATGAACTGCGAAGAGGAGATGTGTAGTGTGAAGTGGAATTATGATTTGCGCTGCGGCGAATATACATTGGATTTAAATACAAAGACATTAATCATGGGGATTTTAAATGTTACACCAGATTCATTCTCAGATGGTGGAAACTACGATGAGATGAACGCAGCTGTAAGTCATGCGAGAGAAATGGTGAGTAATGGAGCTGATATTATTGATATCGGTGGAGAATCAACTCGTCCTGGTTTCGCGAAAGTTTCGGTGGAAGAAGAGTTAGGGCGCGTAATCCCGATGATTCAAGCGGTTTCGAAAGAAGTGAAAGTGCCTATTTCTATTGATACGTATAAAGCTGAAGTAGCCAAGCAAGCAATTGAAGCGGGTGCTCATATTATTAATGATATCTGGGGAGCGAAGGCAGAACCGAAAATTGCAGAAGTTGCGGCACATTATAATGTGCCGATAATTTTAATGCATAATCGTGATAACACAAATTACCGTAATCTTATTGCGGATATGATTGCGGATCTATATGAGAGTGTTAAAATTGCAAAAGGTGCAGGTGTACCTGATGAGAATATCGTTTTAGATCCGGGTATCGGTTTCGCGAAGACGCCAGAACAAAATTTAGAAGCCATGCGCAATCTAGAAAAATTACATGTGTTAGGGTATCCAGTCCTTCTTGCAACTTCGAGAAAATCGTTTATCGGTCATGTTTTAGATTTGCCGGTAGAGGAACGTGTAGAAGGCACAGGAGCATCGATTTGTCTTGGTATTGATAAAGGCTGTGAAATGATTCGTGTTCATGATGTGAAGGAAATGGCACGTATGGCAAAGATGATGGAT
- the pabA gene encoding aminodeoxychorismate/anthranilate synthase component II, with amino-acid sequence MILMIDNYDSFTFNLVQFLGELGQELIVKRNDEITISDIEQMKPDFIMISPGPCSPNEAGISMDVIKYFAGKIPIFGVCLGHQSIAQVFGGDVVCADRLMHGKTSLMYHDGKMIFADIPNPFTATRYHSLIVKKETLPECLEVTSWTEEGEIMALRHKTLPIEGVQFHPESIMTSHGKELLQNFIRNYSPSISSC; translated from the coding sequence ATGATATTGATGATTGATAATTATGATTCTTTTACATTTAATTTAGTGCAATTTCTTGGAGAACTTGGACAAGAGCTTATCGTCAAGCGCAATGATGAAATTACCATTTCAGATATTGAACAAATGAAACCTGACTTTATTATGATTTCACCAGGTCCTTGTAGTCCGAATGAAGCTGGTATAAGTATGGATGTCATTAAATATTTTGCAGGAAAGATTCCTATTTTTGGTGTGTGTCTAGGTCATCAATCGATTGCACAGGTTTTCGGAGGCGATGTTGTTTGTGCGGATCGTTTAATGCATGGAAAAACTTCTCTTATGTATCATGATGGAAAAATGATTTTTGCAGACATTCCAAATCCATTTACAGCAACGCGTTATCATTCTCTTATTGTAAAAAAAGAAACATTGCCAGAATGTTTAGAAGTGACATCTTGGACAGAAGAGGGAGAGATTATGGCGCTTCGTCATAAAACATTGCCAATTGAAGGAGTGCAGTTTCATCCAGAATCCATTATGACTTCACATGGGAAAGAATTGCTGCAGAACTTTATTCGGAATTATAGTCCAAGTATATCATCATGTTAA